ATTCACATAAAGAATTTCAACTTCAAGAGCCCCAACAATCCAAGTTTAAACATAGCCACAATAACACAATTTCAAGAGCATCGAATCTTGACAAAGTTTAAACAGTTCATCAGTGTCTTGATTACACAAAGCTAACCACAGCTGAGGTGAATTGAACCGCTTCAAAGCCATCATTCCTGCTTCCATTGAAACTGTTATTTATCTGTTAGTTAGTGTCACGTTCCCCATCAAGAAAACCAAACATGTCGCTCAACCAAACCTCTTTCCTCCAGCTTCTCAGTAGATTAAAATAAACAGTTTACGCATTGTGTAACTATAAGGCAATTTTCTTGATTTCGTTCTCTATTCAATTTGTAAAATGTTGCATCTTAATTATTGAGACAGTATTTTATACAAAAATCTGAGTAGGACTTGATTCGCTATCAGATGTGTTATAATAACGGAGAGGTGCATCCGTTACGCATTGCGGAATTGTTCAAGCTATTAAATGGCACGGGAAACATGAGTAAAATAATAGATTGGAaacaataataaatacattttatatttgaaacTATTTTAGCAATCGAATGTTTTACATTTCGAATTTATTGACGATTAAAAAGTTGCATCATTTGCTTGCGTAATTCCAGATCCAATGTGCTAATTTTGTCACACAAGACAGTAATTTTCAAAGCTAGTCTTCAAAATATTAGAGGTTGTGGGCAGGCGATTTGGTGATGTTGGGGGTTGTTTCCAGTTTTGCACAATTTGACTGGCTGCCATATGATACAGAAGTGGGTATGGCAAAACAGCTCAGCGCATGGTGGCTGAAATTTGATTCGCGTTTAAAAGGCCCAGCAACTCAGAAACCGAGAAGAGTTCGTTGGAGTCCTTTGCCCGTCAGCTTCAGGTAGCTCCTTATAAAGAGAGAGACTCAACTCTGCCCCTCTAGCACTGTAACTAGGGCCAAGGATCACACAGGGGGGCTGTGCTATGCACACTCCCGTACATGCACTCCTCTCTTAACGGAGCCAACCAGTCTCTGGTGTTCAGTCCTACGAATGATCCGATGATGGGGATCCTTGGCAATGGCACCGTCCTCCCGAACGGGAGCGATCCTTTCGGTAGAAACGAAGAGGTCGCAAAAATAGAGATAACGGTCCTGAGCATCACCTTTGTGGTGGCCGTGATTGGGAACGTCAGTGTCTTGCTGGCCATGTACAACACTAAGAAAAAGACGTCGAGAATGCACCTCTTCATCCGGCACCTTAGTATTGCTGACCTAGTGGTCGCCTTCTTTCAGGTCCTGCCGCAGATATGCTGGGAGATCACCTTTCGCTTCTACGGACCAGATTTCCTGTGCAGGATAGTGAAGCACCTCCAGGTGATGGGCATGTTCGCCTCCACCtacatgatggtgatgatgacccTGGACCGTTACATCGCCATCTGCCACCCTCTGAAAACCCTCCAGCAGCCCACCCAGCGGTCTTACATCATGATCATTAGCACCTGGATGAGTAGTCTGGTCCTCAGCATGCCGCAGTACTTTATATTCTCCCTGAGTGAGATCAAGAACGGCTCGGAGGTCTACGACTGCTGGGGCCACTTCATAGAACCGTGGGGCGTAAAAGCATACATTACTTGGATAACCGTTGGCATCTTCCTCATACCCGTGTTCATTCTGATGATATTCTACGGGTTCATCTGCCACAGCATATGGAAAAATATCAAGTATAAGACCAAGAAGACACCCGTGGGAGGTGCGTCTAAAAACGGTCTAATGGGCAAGAACTCCGTTAGCAGCGTCACCACTATATCCAGAGCGAAGTTGAGAACGGTCAAAATGACTTTTGTGATTGTTCTGGCGTACATTATTTGCTGGTCACCTTTCTTCATCGTACAGATGTGGTCGGTTTGGGATGAGAACTTCGCATGGGATGGTAAGGGACTTCAGTGTATTGGAAAAAATATTGGATTGCGC
This DNA window, taken from Oncorhynchus kisutch isolate 150728-3 linkage group LG22, Okis_V2, whole genome shotgun sequence, encodes the following:
- the LOC109867512 gene encoding arg8-vasotocin receptor-like, which encodes MHSSLNGANQSLVFSPTNDPMMGILGNGTVLPNGSDPFGRNEEVAKIEITVLSITFVVAVIGNVSVLLAMYNTKKKTSRMHLFIRHLSIADLVVAFFQVLPQICWEITFRFYGPDFLCRIVKHLQVMGMFASTYMMVMMTLDRYIAICHPLKTLQQPTQRSYIMIISTWMSSLVLSMPQYFIFSLSEIKNGSEVYDCWGHFIEPWGVKAYITWITVGIFLIPVFILMIFYGFICHSIWKNIKYKTKKTPVGGASKNGLMGKNSVSSVTTISRAKLRTVKMTFVIVLAYIICWSPFFIVQMWSVWDENFAWDDSENTAVSLSALLASLNSCCNPWIYMIFSGHLLHDFTHCFPCCNNLRHKFKKEDSDSSLRRNTLLSKMTNRSPTCSSGTWKDPDNSNKSSVPSIQTET